One part of the Bdellovibrio sp. KM01 genome encodes these proteins:
- the ttcA gene encoding tRNA 2-thiocytidine(32) synthetase TtcA produces MSQVNFEHPLAIKIRKQIVQALNDFNMIEDGDKLMVCVSGGKDSSILLALLTEIQKRSERRFEIEAAILDQKQPGFDATNFKVWIESLGVKLHVIEKDTYSIVKEKSQGATYCSLCSRLRRGILYDYAHNLGFTKMALGHHRDDIVHTALLNMLYAGQTAAMPPKLRSDDGRNILLRPLAYVSERDIETLAADWAFPVIPCNLCGSQDGLKRNRVKKLVRDLEKEIPNIYSTIQNSLGNVKPSQMLDQALWDFKGLKPSLSSPQDAQKSSEPKL; encoded by the coding sequence ATGTCACAAGTCAACTTTGAGCACCCGCTCGCCATTAAAATCCGCAAGCAAATCGTGCAGGCACTGAACGATTTCAATATGATCGAGGACGGCGACAAACTGATGGTTTGCGTCTCCGGCGGCAAGGATTCCAGCATCCTTTTGGCTCTTTTGACAGAAATCCAAAAACGTTCTGAACGACGTTTTGAAATTGAAGCAGCCATCTTGGATCAAAAACAACCTGGCTTTGATGCGACCAACTTCAAAGTCTGGATTGAATCTTTGGGCGTAAAACTGCACGTGATTGAAAAAGACACGTACTCGATTGTGAAAGAAAAATCACAAGGAGCGACTTACTGCTCACTGTGCTCTCGCCTTCGTCGCGGAATTTTGTATGATTACGCTCACAACTTGGGTTTTACGAAAATGGCTCTGGGGCATCACCGTGACGACATCGTTCATACCGCACTTTTAAATATGCTTTACGCAGGTCAAACCGCCGCAATGCCTCCAAAACTTCGCTCTGACGACGGTCGCAATATTTTGCTTCGTCCTTTAGCGTATGTTTCAGAGCGCGACATTGAGACTTTGGCAGCCGACTGGGCCTTCCCAGTTATTCCATGTAATTTGTGCGGATCTCAGGACGGATTAAAGCGCAACAGAGTTAAAAAATTGGTGCGTGATCTGGAAAAAGAAATTCCAAATATTTATTCGACGATTCAAAATTCTTTGGGGAATGTAAAGCCCAGCCAAATGCTTGACCAGGCTTTGTGGGATTTTAAAGGCCTTAAGCCATCGCTATCTTCACCGCAGGACGCTCAGAAATCTTCTGAACCCAAGCTTTAA
- the dnaE gene encoding DNA polymerase III subunit alpha produces MSFVHLHVHSEYSLLEAACRVKAIAKKAAAMNMPAAALTDNGNMFGAVEFYFACKDNNVKPLLGLDAYLAPGSRLEKKQDRDQVAQGPRRLVFLAQNTKGYQNLCKLSTIGYQEGFYWKPRIDYEVIKEYNSDLICLTGGLRGEVAEAFMKEGADAALAKIRQLKEIFDDRLYLEMCRTGVPEWDQINPFLLEASKITGVPVVASNDVHYMTQDDQIAQEVLICIGTNKTLSDESRFRLGTDEFYFKKPEQMVELFSDIPEAISNTLQIAERCDVKFKLKDDAGKPIYHLPTFPTDEGVTLKEDIARRSKEGLLLRFEEAAERGEPVPEEKKPEYYTRLDYELGIIDRMGFNGYFLIVQDFIGWAKDNDIPVGPGRGSGAGSLVAYVLKITDLDPLPNFLLFERFLNPERISMPDFDIDFCQDRRQEVIRYVTQKYGQASVSQIITYGKLQTRAALKDVGRVLGMLFAEVDQVTKLIPDKLGISLKESLEMEPRLTEMMEMNPTVATLIDLAQRVEGMVRNAGIHAAGVIIGDGQLVKHAPLYKGADGEQVVQYDMKHAEKIGLIKFDFLGLKTLTHINMALKLIKKNRGKTITSRMIPMTDTATFEMMSRGDTAGVFQFEGEGITDATRKIRPSSFADITAITSLYRPGPMANIPDFTDRKHGKAPVEYLLEDTKEVLSETYGIMVYQEQVMGIASRIAGYSLGEADMLRRAMGKKIKEEMDQHRERFMKGAIERGHNKERSSDLFDLMYKFADYGFNKSHAAAYSVVTLQTAWLKCHYPVEFFAALLSTELSDTEKIVKYSKDAAKRGITVKSPHVNFSEYFFGAHGDEVYFGLGGIKGVGQNAVEAIVEARENMPDKKFNSLDEFFNAIDLRRVNKKVIECLIKAGAFEGFGAHRAQLMAGYQKFLDRAQGLQKDRELGQSSLFDLGPSTETIVKLEEVKPWSRTASLAYEKEVLGFYLSDHPLKGFDTLSEIFTSCKIVDLPAQMPAQGSPEWEAMQAAKKDWKNRDAAKKRVVVAGLITELRELITKKGTRMAFGKVEDLTGAVELVIFPDAFAKNGEMLKDERPMLIGGGLEVEEGVAKIMVDSVSPLEDILKKTKRMVFRLDRIPHEDYGRLKSLMTENPGPTAVSLEIDIPDVSRRVMMDIGEGSGVNVSNEFFEGVHSLFGRTDFIELR; encoded by the coding sequence ATGTCTTTTGTTCATTTACATGTCCATTCTGAGTACTCCCTTTTAGAAGCTGCTTGCCGGGTCAAAGCGATCGCGAAAAAAGCAGCTGCGATGAATATGCCTGCTGCCGCATTGACGGATAACGGGAACATGTTTGGCGCTGTTGAATTTTACTTTGCCTGTAAAGACAACAACGTCAAACCACTGTTGGGATTGGATGCGTATCTTGCTCCAGGATCACGTTTAGAGAAAAAACAAGATCGTGATCAAGTGGCTCAAGGGCCTCGTCGCCTGGTGTTCTTGGCGCAAAATACCAAGGGCTATCAAAATCTTTGTAAGCTTTCGACAATTGGTTACCAAGAAGGTTTCTACTGGAAGCCGCGTATCGACTACGAGGTGATCAAAGAATATAATTCTGATTTGATCTGTTTGACGGGTGGACTTCGTGGTGAAGTCGCAGAAGCCTTCATGAAAGAAGGTGCTGATGCGGCTTTGGCGAAAATCCGTCAACTGAAAGAAATCTTTGATGACCGCTTGTATTTGGAAATGTGCCGTACCGGTGTTCCAGAGTGGGATCAAATCAATCCGTTCTTGCTGGAAGCTTCAAAAATCACAGGTGTCCCTGTGGTGGCTAGTAATGATGTTCACTACATGACTCAAGACGATCAGATCGCCCAAGAGGTGTTGATCTGTATCGGAACCAATAAAACTTTGAGTGATGAAAGCCGTTTCCGCTTGGGAACGGATGAATTCTATTTTAAAAAACCAGAGCAAATGGTTGAGTTGTTCTCTGATATTCCAGAGGCTATCAGCAATACTTTGCAAATCGCAGAACGTTGCGATGTGAAATTCAAACTTAAAGACGACGCGGGTAAGCCGATTTATCACTTGCCAACATTCCCGACAGACGAAGGTGTGACTTTGAAAGAAGACATCGCACGTCGTTCTAAAGAAGGTTTGCTGCTGCGTTTTGAAGAAGCTGCTGAACGAGGTGAACCTGTACCAGAGGAAAAAAAGCCTGAGTACTACACGCGCTTGGATTATGAGCTTGGTATTATCGATCGTATGGGATTCAATGGTTACTTCTTAATCGTCCAAGACTTCATCGGTTGGGCGAAAGATAACGACATCCCGGTGGGCCCTGGTCGTGGTTCCGGTGCCGGCTCCCTGGTTGCTTACGTTTTAAAAATTACGGATTTGGATCCACTTCCAAATTTCCTTCTGTTCGAGCGTTTCTTGAATCCAGAACGTATTTCGATGCCCGACTTCGATATCGACTTCTGTCAGGATCGTCGTCAGGAAGTGATCCGTTATGTGACTCAGAAGTACGGACAGGCTTCAGTTTCTCAGATCATCACTTACGGTAAATTGCAAACTCGTGCCGCCTTGAAGGACGTGGGCCGCGTTCTGGGAATGCTTTTCGCGGAAGTGGATCAAGTAACAAAATTGATTCCAGATAAATTGGGTATCAGTCTGAAAGAATCTCTGGAAATGGAGCCTCGTCTGACTGAGATGATGGAGATGAATCCAACGGTTGCGACTTTGATCGACCTTGCACAACGTGTGGAAGGTATGGTTCGAAACGCGGGTATCCATGCTGCCGGTGTTATTATCGGTGATGGTCAGTTGGTAAAGCATGCGCCTTTGTATAAAGGCGCTGATGGCGAGCAAGTCGTACAATACGATATGAAGCATGCCGAGAAAATCGGTTTGATCAAATTCGACTTCTTGGGATTAAAGACTCTGACTCACATCAACATGGCTTTGAAACTTATCAAAAAGAATCGTGGCAAGACGATCACTTCACGCATGATTCCGATGACCGATACCGCCACTTTTGAAATGATGTCACGTGGTGATACAGCGGGGGTATTTCAGTTCGAGGGTGAGGGTATCACCGATGCCACTCGTAAAATCCGTCCGTCGTCGTTTGCCGATATCACAGCGATCACGTCGTTGTACCGTCCAGGTCCGATGGCGAACATTCCTGACTTTACCGATCGTAAACACGGAAAAGCTCCGGTTGAATACTTGCTTGAAGATACCAAAGAAGTTTTATCAGAGACTTACGGTATCATGGTTTACCAAGAGCAAGTTATGGGTATTGCCTCTAGAATTGCCGGTTACTCTCTGGGCGAAGCCGACATGCTTCGTCGTGCGATGGGTAAGAAAATCAAAGAGGAGATGGATCAGCACCGCGAACGTTTCATGAAGGGTGCGATCGAAAGAGGCCACAACAAAGAACGTTCCTCAGATCTTTTTGATTTGATGTATAAGTTCGCGGACTACGGTTTCAATAAATCTCATGCCGCTGCATATTCTGTTGTGACGTTGCAGACGGCTTGGTTGAAATGCCATTATCCGGTTGAATTCTTCGCGGCACTTCTATCTACCGAGTTATCTGATACAGAAAAAATCGTAAAATACTCCAAGGATGCTGCAAAACGCGGTATCACAGTGAAATCACCGCATGTGAATTTCTCAGAATACTTCTTTGGTGCTCATGGGGACGAAGTTTACTTCGGTCTGGGAGGGATCAAAGGTGTGGGGCAAAATGCGGTGGAGGCGATCGTCGAAGCCCGTGAAAACATGCCAGACAAAAAGTTCAACTCCCTGGATGAGTTCTTTAATGCTATCGATCTTCGCCGTGTGAATAAAAAAGTGATTGAATGTTTGATCAAGGCCGGTGCCTTTGAAGGTTTCGGCGCGCATCGTGCACAGTTAATGGCGGGATATCAGAAATTTCTGGATCGCGCTCAAGGTTTGCAAAAGGACCGTGAGTTGGGGCAATCCTCCCTTTTCGATCTGGGGCCTTCGACGGAAACGATTGTGAAATTGGAAGAAGTTAAACCATGGAGTCGTACGGCTTCTTTGGCTTATGAAAAAGAAGTCTTGGGTTTCTATTTAAGTGATCACCCTTTGAAAGGGTTTGATACTTTGTCAGAGATCTTTACGTCTTGTAAGATCGTGGATTTGCCAGCGCAGATGCCAGCTCAAGGTTCGCCTGAATGGGAGGCCATGCAGGCCGCAAAAAAAGACTGGAAGAACCGCGATGCCGCTAAAAAACGTGTGGTGGTTGCCGGACTTATTACCGAGCTTCGCGAGCTTATTACAAAAAAAGGCACGCGTATGGCTTTCGGTAAGGTCGAAGATTTAACCGGAGCGGTGGAGTTAGTTATCTTCCCTGATGCATTTGCAAAAAATGGCGAGATGTTAAAAGACGAGCGTCCCATGTTGATTGGTGGTGGTCTTGAAGTCGAGGAAGGTGTTGCTAAAATCATGGTGGATTCAGTGTCTCCGCTAGAGGATATTCTGAAGAAAACCAAGCGCATGGTCTTTAGGCTGGATCGTATTCCACACGAAGACTATGGGCGTTTAAAATCATTGATGACGGAGAATCCCGGTCCAACGGCAGTCAGTCTAGAAATTGATATACCCGACGTCAGTCGCCGTGTGATGATGGATATAGGCGAGGGATCCGGAGTTAATGTCAGCAATGAATTCTTTGAAGGGGTGCATTCCCTTTTTGGACGAACGGATTTTATTGAATTGAGGTAA
- a CDS encoding mechanosensitive ion channel family protein, translated as MAEKFIKIHVLYDILQLEGYILIGSLLALAWLFYKFFLKEVSDERHKSIRNHFRILLRHFVILSFLFVLFIFMQSSEAQLGSINRFTPYVAVMTFIWANVVFVKTARLMVLQYLFLGSMKHGVPLLLVNIFSLIMSIALLFWGINRIFGLELGPLLATSAAASVILGLALQDTLGNLFAGISLQLDRNFEIGDWLEIVNGIQKATGQVKEISWRSTTLIGFSDEVITFSNRFMANAQISNFSPPDNPILRRQIFRLAYGANIDLAKQILEKVVAGIGEVRGIPAPWAYVSDANENWVELKIIYFIDHYSAQYSIGDKVYTRGIAELTSAGVKLARQVVEISSKNTPDVTSQL; from the coding sequence ATGGCAGAGAAGTTCATCAAAATTCATGTACTGTACGACATTCTTCAACTGGAAGGTTACATCCTGATTGGAAGTCTCCTCGCACTTGCGTGGCTCTTTTATAAGTTTTTTTTAAAAGAGGTCAGCGATGAACGTCATAAAAGTATTCGCAATCATTTCCGTATTTTACTTCGTCATTTCGTCATTCTAAGTTTTCTTTTTGTCTTATTTATTTTCATGCAGAGCTCTGAAGCTCAACTTGGAAGCATCAACCGGTTCACGCCTTACGTCGCCGTGATGACGTTTATCTGGGCGAACGTGGTTTTCGTAAAAACCGCCCGTCTCATGGTGCTCCAGTACCTTTTCCTAGGTTCCATGAAGCATGGTGTCCCCCTGCTTCTGGTAAATATTTTTTCACTGATCATGTCCATCGCTCTTTTATTTTGGGGCATCAATCGCATCTTTGGTTTGGAGCTGGGACCTTTGCTGGCAACATCTGCTGCGGCGTCGGTGATTCTAGGGTTAGCTTTGCAAGATACACTGGGAAATCTTTTCGCCGGAATTTCTTTGCAGCTGGATCGCAACTTTGAAATCGGTGATTGGTTAGAAATCGTCAACGGCATTCAAAAAGCGACCGGACAAGTGAAAGAAATTTCCTGGAGATCGACGACGTTGATTGGTTTTTCAGACGAAGTTATCACTTTTTCCAATCGCTTTATGGCGAATGCCCAAATTTCCAATTTCTCCCCGCCTGACAATCCGATTTTGCGCCGTCAAATTTTCCGTCTGGCCTATGGCGCTAATATTGATCTCGCCAAACAAATCCTGGAAAAAGTGGTGGCTGGAATTGGGGAGGTTCGCGGTATCCCGGCGCCGTGGGCTTATGTGTCTGACGCCAACGAAAACTGGGTGGAACTGAAAATAATTTACTTTATCGACCACTATAGTGCCCAATACAGCATTGGAGACAAGGTTTATACCCGCGGTATAGCGGAACTGACGTCAGCAGGCGTGAAATTAGCTCGACAAGTCGTCGAGATTTCGTCTAAAAATACCCCTGATGTCACAAGTCAACTTTGA
- a CDS encoding glutathione S-transferase family protein translates to MIDFYTAHTPNGRKVWIMLEELGIPYKLHEIDLKKGEQKKPEFLAMNPNGRIPVIVDNSAIDSVTVFESAAILYYLASKYEGRFFGYGLDERTHVMEWMMFQMSAVGPNFGNLNYGHHSMEPKNPAFIERFEKESIRIVDVLETQLGKNDYLAGGNYTIADICTYPWVAGMMDRQPKIFAQAPNLKAWVQKISERPAVKIAMA, encoded by the coding sequence ATGATTGATTTTTACACAGCTCACACACCCAATGGCCGCAAAGTTTGGATTATGCTAGAGGAGCTGGGCATTCCTTATAAGCTTCACGAAATTGATCTTAAAAAAGGCGAGCAAAAAAAACCCGAGTTTCTAGCGATGAATCCGAACGGACGTATTCCCGTGATTGTGGATAATTCGGCTATTGATTCAGTGACGGTTTTCGAAAGTGCCGCGATTTTATATTACCTTGCTTCTAAGTACGAAGGTCGCTTCTTTGGATATGGCTTGGATGAGCGCACGCATGTGATGGAATGGATGATGTTCCAGATGTCAGCAGTGGGTCCTAATTTTGGTAATTTAAACTACGGCCATCACTCGATGGAGCCCAAAAATCCTGCCTTCATCGAACGCTTTGAAAAAGAAAGTATTCGCATCGTGGATGTTTTAGAAACTCAACTGGGAAAAAATGATTATCTGGCTGGTGGCAATTACACGATCGCCGATATTTGTACTTATCCGTGGGTTGCGGGAATGATGGACAGACAGCCTAAGATCTTTGCTCAGGCTCCGAATCTTAAAGCTTGGGTTCAGAAGATTTCTGAGCGTCCTGCGGTGAAGATAGCGATGGCTTAA
- the asnS gene encoding asparagine--tRNA ligase, translating into MQTTLVKSLFRETEKFLDKEIHMSGWVRKIRDQKNFGFIELNDGSFFKGVQVVFDEKLANFEELAKLSIASSIVVTGKVVKSQGAGQTFEVLASKIEVIQKASAEYPLQNKRHSFEYLREIAHLRPRGNTFSAVFRVRSVLAYAIHKFFQEQNFVYVNTPIITGSDAEGAGEMFRVTTLKLDNPPKTADGKIDASKDFFGKETNLTVSGQLNGETFCAAFRNIYTFGPTFRAENSNTSRHAAEFWMIEPEIAFADLAANMELGEAMIKYIIRYVMEQCPEEMEFFNQFIEKGLFDKLNNVLNNDFARVTYTEAIEILKKSGKKFEFPVEWGIDMQSEHERYLAEEHFKRPVFVTDYPKEIKAFYMKLNADGKTVRAMDLLAPGIGEIIGGSQREDDLEILESRMKGHGLNVADYSFYTDLRKYGSFPHAGYGLGFERMLMYVTGMTNIRDVIPFPRTPNNALF; encoded by the coding sequence ATGCAAACAACTCTGGTTAAGTCGCTTTTTAGAGAAACAGAAAAATTCTTGGATAAAGAAATCCATATGTCTGGTTGGGTTCGTAAGATCCGTGACCAAAAGAATTTCGGTTTCATCGAGTTGAATGACGGCTCATTCTTTAAAGGTGTTCAGGTTGTTTTTGACGAGAAACTTGCAAACTTTGAAGAGTTGGCGAAGCTTTCAATCGCAAGCTCCATCGTGGTTACGGGGAAGGTTGTTAAATCTCAAGGTGCGGGACAAACTTTTGAAGTTTTGGCTTCAAAGATTGAGGTCATTCAAAAAGCGTCTGCTGAATATCCTCTCCAAAACAAACGTCACAGCTTTGAGTACCTGCGCGAAATTGCTCACTTGCGTCCGCGTGGCAACACGTTCTCTGCGGTCTTCCGTGTGCGTTCTGTACTTGCTTATGCCATTCATAAATTCTTCCAAGAGCAAAATTTCGTTTACGTGAACACGCCAATCATCACGGGTTCAGATGCTGAGGGTGCAGGAGAAATGTTCCGAGTAACAACTTTAAAGTTGGACAATCCTCCTAAAACTGCCGACGGTAAAATCGATGCTAGCAAAGATTTCTTTGGTAAAGAAACGAACCTGACAGTTTCCGGTCAATTGAACGGTGAAACGTTCTGTGCAGCTTTCCGTAATATTTATACTTTCGGTCCTACCTTCCGTGCAGAGAATTCAAACACGTCTCGTCACGCAGCGGAGTTCTGGATGATCGAGCCTGAAATTGCATTTGCTGATTTGGCAGCGAATATGGAATTGGGCGAGGCGATGATCAAGTACATCATTCGCTACGTGATGGAACAATGCCCAGAGGAAATGGAATTCTTCAATCAGTTTATTGAAAAAGGTTTGTTCGATAAATTGAATAACGTTTTGAACAACGATTTCGCCCGCGTCACATACACTGAGGCGATTGAGATCTTGAAAAAAAGCGGTAAGAAATTCGAATTCCCGGTCGAGTGGGGAATTGACATGCAGTCTGAGCACGAAAGATATCTGGCGGAAGAACACTTCAAGCGCCCGGTTTTCGTGACGGACTACCCGAAAGAGATCAAAGCATTCTATATGAAATTAAATGCGGATGGTAAAACTGTTCGCGCCATGGATCTGTTAGCACCTGGCATCGGTGAAATCATCGGCGGTTCTCAACGTGAAGACGATCTTGAGATCTTGGAATCTCGTATGAAGGGTCACGGTCTGAATGTGGCAGATTACTCTTTCTATACAGATCTTCGTAAGTATGGAAGCTTTCCGCACGCGGGTTATGGTTTGGGGTTTGAACGTATGTTGATGTACGTAACAGGCATGACAAACATCCGTGACGTGATTCCGTTCCCACGTACACCAAACAACGCACTTTTCTAG
- a CDS encoding murein L,D-transpeptidase family protein has translation MKALSLILSVLISAGSFAFADTRSYCDDIERLDQLQHLTSDQFKNFFIDGTKIDRIVISKDRKKLYALRDDVVLKSYDVAFGSVPYGPKQFEGDNKTPEGIYKIDAKNPESLFYLGLHIDYPNKADRAYAKSKGRSAGGDIMIHGFPNDAAKNAMVSAVHPFYNWTSGCIALTNLEIQQLYTMTKKGTTVEICKMKAPPTQPVPPEAPQPPEDVEQ, from the coding sequence ATGAAAGCACTCTCTTTAATTCTATCCGTTTTGATTTCCGCAGGCAGTTTCGCATTTGCTGACACTCGCTCTTACTGTGATGATATAGAGCGTTTGGATCAGTTGCAGCACTTAACATCTGATCAATTCAAGAACTTTTTTATTGATGGAACTAAGATCGATCGAATCGTTATCTCTAAAGATCGCAAGAAACTTTATGCGCTTCGTGATGATGTGGTTTTGAAATCTTACGATGTGGCGTTTGGTTCCGTTCCTTACGGACCAAAGCAATTTGAGGGTGATAATAAAACTCCAGAAGGTATCTATAAAATCGATGCAAAAAATCCCGAGAGCCTTTTTTATCTGGGGCTTCATATCGATTATCCCAACAAAGCGGACCGAGCCTATGCGAAATCTAAAGGTCGCTCTGCTGGTGGCGATATTATGATCCATGGATTCCCGAATGATGCCGCTAAAAATGCGATGGTTTCAGCAGTCCATCCTTTTTATAACTGGACCTCGGGATGCATTGCTTTGACGAACTTGGAAATTCAACAGCTCTACACGATGACAAAAAAAGGAACGACAGTGGAGATCTGTAAAATGAAAGCACCACCGACTCAGCCCGTTCCGCCTGAGGCTCCTCAGCCACCGGAAGACGTGGAACAATAG
- a CDS encoding TMEM175 family protein has translation MKKGRLEAFSDGVLAIIITIMVLELKVPHGDHLEDLLPLWPVLFSYVLSFIYVGIYWNNHHHLIHSIEEVDGRSMWANLHLLFWLSLIPATTAWMGENHFGAWPVFMYGLILLASAIAYYLLVQALTCGAHKNEHLRQIIGKDIKGKISPVLYLAGMGLAFVNVWLACAMYVIVAAMWVIPDTRIEKHPAK, from the coding sequence GTGAAAAAAGGACGATTGGAAGCGTTCAGTGACGGCGTATTAGCGATTATTATCACCATCATGGTCTTGGAGCTTAAAGTGCCCCATGGAGATCACCTGGAAGATCTGCTGCCTTTGTGGCCGGTCCTATTTTCTTACGTCCTAAGCTTTATATACGTGGGGATTTACTGGAACAATCATCACCATCTTATTCATTCCATTGAGGAAGTCGATGGCCGATCTATGTGGGCCAATCTTCACCTGCTGTTCTGGCTATCACTGATTCCGGCAACGACGGCCTGGATGGGAGAAAATCATTTCGGAGCGTGGCCCGTATTCATGTATGGATTGATCTTACTGGCATCCGCGATTGCCTATTATCTTTTAGTTCAAGCTCTGACCTGTGGAGCGCATAAAAACGAGCATCTACGGCAGATCATTGGCAAAGATATAAAAGGCAAGATCTCCCCTGTTCTATATCTTGCAGGAATGGGCTTGGCCTTTGTGAATGTGTGGCTGGCGTGCGCGATGTATGTAATAGTCGCTGCGATGTGGGTAATACCAGACACGAGAATCGAAAAACACCCGGCGAAATAA
- a CDS encoding substrate-binding domain-containing protein encodes MKSSFALCLTILVSSLFSSVTYAKDWKVAVLYWSMKIEGQVAMRKGLEEQVQLFNKENKGKNSIVLVPFVAGEGRKGIENQAAQMQQALKEKPDLIVIQPTDNSTLASSLQEANALKIPVIAYDQYIVNGELTAFITSANYKAGQDNGEFINAQFKSGQEIRIAVFEYPAVSSTTERVDGFFDSLRAQNAKFKVVGVYQAVDPESGKQAVKKFLKDFPDKNSVDVVFTVNDGGGLEIVKELNAKKRTEIKHVTFDGDPESVENIRAGRLTVIDSAQFCGELGRETARTTIKVLTGKPVERKIRVPTFPITKKTLSEYPGWMGVPKPELSKKTERPRAGLVPHEEFDRNQKRIIRIGTTPLCPYICEKSPGVWTGYLFEILGEVSRDLGVELRLENVATNRLKQGLESRKLDYIIAPEYVVRYMDDILVVGPQLGVNYTGALLQKDKKAPHIIDSKSLENQRILYSDFGLQDGRIEAEFTGHKINKLSGSDVVERMFRIVAQKRMDVALGDYNVLRYYQVRDKGQFTLYPTSITGFSFLVLVGLKKNPQVQLLGDGLTDWFIQARKSSHLQEVLGRYNLTDWNILTRD; translated from the coding sequence GTGAAATCATCATTCGCACTTTGCCTTACTATTCTTGTCTCGTCTTTATTTTCTTCAGTCACTTACGCTAAAGACTGGAAGGTTGCCGTTCTTTATTGGAGTATGAAGATCGAAGGCCAGGTTGCCATGCGCAAAGGTCTTGAAGAACAGGTTCAACTTTTTAATAAAGAAAACAAAGGCAAAAATTCCATCGTTTTGGTTCCGTTTGTTGCCGGTGAAGGCCGTAAAGGAATTGAAAATCAAGCCGCGCAAATGCAACAGGCTTTGAAGGAAAAACCCGACCTTATCGTGATTCAACCGACGGACAACTCAACACTCGCTTCTTCACTGCAAGAGGCAAATGCATTAAAAATTCCTGTGATCGCCTATGACCAGTATATCGTGAACGGGGAGCTGACAGCTTTCATCACGAGTGCGAATTACAAAGCGGGACAAGATAACGGCGAATTCATCAATGCCCAGTTCAAGTCAGGTCAAGAAATTCGTATCGCTGTGTTTGAGTATCCGGCCGTGTCTTCAACAACGGAGCGCGTGGATGGATTCTTTGACTCCCTTCGCGCCCAAAATGCAAAATTCAAAGTCGTGGGTGTCTATCAAGCGGTGGATCCTGAATCCGGCAAGCAGGCAGTAAAAAAATTCCTTAAGGATTTTCCTGATAAAAACAGCGTCGATGTGGTTTTCACCGTCAACGATGGCGGCGGTCTGGAAATCGTTAAAGAGCTGAATGCCAAGAAACGCACCGAAATCAAACATGTGACTTTCGATGGCGATCCTGAATCCGTTGAAAATATTCGAGCGGGTCGCCTGACGGTGATTGATTCCGCGCAGTTCTGTGGAGAATTGGGTCGTGAGACGGCAAGAACCACGATAAAAGTTCTAACTGGAAAACCCGTTGAGCGTAAAATCCGTGTTCCCACATTTCCAATCACGAAAAAGACTTTAAGTGAGTACCCCGGCTGGATGGGCGTGCCGAAGCCTGAATTGAGTAAAAAAACAGAGCGTCCACGCGCAGGCCTGGTTCCTCATGAAGAATTCGATCGCAATCAAAAACGCATCATTCGAATCGGCACAACGCCACTTTGCCCATATATCTGTGAAAAAAGCCCTGGTGTGTGGACGGGTTACTTGTTTGAAATTCTGGGTGAAGTTTCTAGAGACCTGGGCGTAGAATTGCGTCTGGAGAACGTGGCGACAAACCGATTGAAGCAGGGTTTGGAATCCCGAAAGTTAGATTACATCATCGCTCCCGAGTACGTGGTGCGCTATATGGATGACATTTTAGTGGTGGGGCCTCAGTTGGGTGTGAACTATACAGGTGCTTTGCTGCAAAAAGATAAAAAAGCACCCCACATCATCGACAGCAAGTCTTTGGAAAACCAGCGCATCTTGTATTCTGATTTCGGTTTGCAGGATGGTCGTATTGAGGCGGAGTTTACGGGTCATAAGATTAATAAGCTTTCGGGTTCTGATGTTGTGGAGCGGATGTTCCGCATCGTGGCGCAAAAGCGTATGGATGTGGCACTGGGGGATTACAACGTCCTTCGGTACTATCAGGTTCGTGATAAAGGCCAATTTACCCTGTATCCCACCTCTATTACTGGGTTTAGTTTCCTGGTGTTGGTGGGGCTTAAGAAAAATCCTCAGGTCCAATTATTGGGCGATGGATTGACGGATTGGTTTATTCAGGCTCGAAAAAGTTCTCACCTTCAGGAGGTCCTGGGTCGCTATAACCTGACCGACTGGAACATCCTGACTCGCGATTAA